The bacterium genome window below encodes:
- the mnmE gene encoding tRNA uridine-5-carboxymethylaminomethyl(34) synthesis GTPase MnmE, with protein sequence MYILNDTIAAISTPLGEGGIGIVRLSGKKAIEIADKIFKGKNRISEFTTHTIHYGEIVEANSKEVIDTVLLCVMRAPKSYTCEDVIEINAHGGIVSLNRILETVLSLGARLALPGEFTKRAFLNGRIDLSQAEAVVELIRAKTDLAAKFALSQLSGNLYHEISNLRNQIISLLAEIEASIDFYEEDIELLPNTEILNRLNETKTKIEELIDSAKYGKVLQQGVITTIIGRPNVGKSSLLNALVGQPRAIVTHIPGTTRDTIEETIDIEGIPLKVVDTAGLRHTVDIVEEQGVQRAKKALNLADLIMFVMDGSENITQDDLIIMDELKNKQTIIIINKFDLPQLIEIDKVKNYLPDKPIINLCATQQLGLNELKKKIKEIFLAGKILSTDAPLITNIRHKEAFISCLKNINSAIKSIENNLSFEFSSVDLRESLDNLGLIIGETVTEDILNEIFSKFCIGK encoded by the coding sequence GTGTATATTTTGAACGATACCATTGCCGCTATTTCTACACCTTTAGGAGAAGGTGGAATTGGTATTGTGAGATTAAGTGGTAAAAAGGCGATAGAAATAGCAGATAAGATATTTAAAGGTAAAAATCGGATTTCTGAATTTACAACTCATACCATCCATTATGGGGAAATAGTTGAAGCAAACAGCAAAGAGGTAATTGATACAGTTCTTCTTTGTGTGATGCGAGCTCCAAAGAGTTATACCTGTGAGGATGTAATTGAAATTAATGCACACGGCGGAATTGTTTCCTTAAACCGAATTTTAGAAACAGTTTTATCCCTGGGTGCACGGTTGGCACTACCAGGTGAATTTACTAAACGAGCATTTTTAAATGGCAGAATTGACCTGTCCCAGGCTGAAGCAGTTGTAGAATTAATTCGAGCTAAAACAGACCTTGCCGCTAAATTTGCCCTTTCTCAACTATCAGGTAACCTCTACCATGAAATATCCAATCTCCGTAACCAGATTATCTCTTTATTAGCCGAGATTGAAGCGTCGATTGACTTTTATGAAGAAGATATTGAATTATTGCCTAACACGGAAATTTTAAACAGATTAAATGAAACTAAAACAAAGATTGAGGAATTGATTGACAGTGCTAAATATGGCAAGGTGTTGCAACAAGGCGTAATAACCACGATTATTGGTCGTCCTAATGTGGGTAAATCAAGTCTATTAAATGCTTTGGTTGGACAACCAAGAGCCATTGTAACTCATATTCCCGGCACAACGCGAGATACGATTGAAGAAACAATTGACATCGAAGGTATTCCTTTAAAGGTGGTCGATACTGCAGGTTTACGGCATACGGTTGATATTGTTGAAGAACAGGGTGTCCAACGAGCAAAAAAGGCTTTAAATCTGGCTGATTTAATTATGTTTGTGATGGATGGTTCTGAAAATATTACTCAGGATGACCTGATAATTATGGATGAACTAAAAAATAAACAGACCATCATCATTATCAATAAATTTGATTTGCCGCAACTTATTGAAATCGACAAGGTTAAAAACTATTTACCCGATAAACCCATCATAAATCTTTGTGCCACCCAGCAATTGGGGTTAAATGAGCTAAAAAAGAAAATTAAGGAAATATTTCTTGCGGGTAAAATATTATCAACTGATGCTCCTCTCATTACCAATATCCGGCATAAAGAGGCATTTATATCCTGCCTTAAGAATATAAATTCGGCTATCAAGTCAATTGAGAATAATCTTTCTTTTGAATTTAGTTCGGTTGACCTGCGAGAATCACTGGATAATCTTGGATTAATAATCGGTGAGACTGTTACTGAAGATATCTTGAATGAGATATTTTCAAAATTTTGCATCGGG
- the ruvX gene encoding Holliday junction resolvase RuvX, whose amino-acid sequence MRIMGLDIGERRVGVAISDELGITAQGIEVIVRESDALLFSHLERLMSKYQVEEIIVGLPKEMSGKIGIQANKILNLVETMKLNLSIPIKTWDERLTTKIAKNTLKNAPLKKRKQKATVDKLAAILILQNYLDLKRQTLK is encoded by the coding sequence ATGAGAATTATGGGTTTAGATATTGGGGAGCGGAGAGTTGGTGTAGCAATAAGCGATGAATTGGGAATAACCGCTCAAGGAATAGAGGTAATTGTTCGAGAAAGTGATGCTTTACTTTTTAGTCACCTTGAAAGGTTAATGAGTAAGTATCAGGTAGAAGAAATAATTGTTGGACTACCAAAGGAAATGAGTGGGAAGATAGGAATACAGGCGAATAAAATACTTAACTTGGTTGAAACAATGAAGTTAAATTTAAGTATCCCAATTAAAACATGGGATGAACGCCTCACCACTAAAATAGCTAAAAATACATTAAAAAACGCACCATTAAAAAAGAGAAAACAAAAAGCCACGGTAGATAAATTAGCCGCAATTTTAATATTACAAAATTATCTGGATTTAAAGAGGCAAACCCTTAAGTAA